caatagaaaccctaattaagacacacaCCTGGCTTTAAAGGcatttttattaagatttatttatttatttgttaatttatttgtttgtttgtatagttatttatttatctgtgtgcttgcacacatggCTCACAGAAAATTGAGGGAATAACTTGCAGAagtaggttctctccttctaccatgtaggtccctgGGATTAAACTCATCACCTTTACTCACACAGCCATCTTTTTGGTCCCACctccatctttaattttttttctgagacaaagtcccAATCTGTAGCCCATGCTAGCTTTGAaatgtgatcctcctgcctcatcctcttgTGTTGAGGGATGGTAGGCATATGCCATAGAAGGAAGAGTAAGAGAAGGTCAGAGatccctttctccacattcttctgTGTTAATTAACTTTTATTAACTGGATAATGTAAATGTAACTTGTATTTGTCTGATGTAATTGTTATCTTGGAggcttgctgctgaataagctcaccctttctagctccttttgaactctggctggttggttcaactcagctgttctggctcaaactcctctccaagttgacAGTTTGGTTTCTCTCatcttctcactgaattgttttgCTTGTCTCACATTAACTCTGAcagtttgttctaatcttctggatccTTATTCTCTGGCTCCAACTGCCTTTGCTgccctgcactgaactgcatgaactcatgaaTAAACTCAACTCCTCTGTACCTCACtcactgcactcactgcactgactcaattgattgactctctctctccctctgctgctCTTGAATAGCCtctcttttctgtgctgttccCATGAGAGCTGgctgtatcctatctctgactcactctgtcaaatcttcctctgattcatcactttctctgtccctcaataagatgtcactttcaaacatggctgcttcctttgcaaattaattttaccttaaaggtgtgtactaagggtgtgccTGTATTCTAGACAGATCACATAGACCTAAGTCTTTAGATATAATCCCTTTCCAGAGCAGCCAGCTATCttgctagattaaaatttctCTGCAGAACAATATGCCTGAGAAGACTAATTTATAATGAGAAAACTGTTTTGAGATGACTGTCTCATAGAACCAAATCTGATCTTGAACAGTTTTGTGATCAAGTgtgactttgaacttgtaatccACCTGGCTCCAgcttctgagtgctaagattgcaGACATGAGCCATCACACCTAGTTTAGGTAGGGCACGCTGCAGCATGCAGCCATGGACTCCAGCATGTTAGGTTCTCTATCAGCTGAGCTACACCCCTGGACCCTGAGAAAACCTTATTTCAGCTCACAGATTTCAGTCCATGGTTATTTGGCTTCTGGGCCTGTGGTGAGCCAGCATGCTATGGTGGGGAGCATATGGGGGAGGGCAGACATCCACCCCATGACAggtgaggaggaaaggagaaaagactctGCTGTCTCCTGCAGGGTACCTGCCTGTGACCAGCACACCTCCCACTAGACTTCTGCCTCTTCATGTGTCTCCTATCTCTTAATAGCATCAAGCTGGGTCCAAGTTTACAGCAATGTCTTCTTGGAGACTCCAGATCCAAACTGTAAATGCTATCCTCAGTTTAAAATACTCGGAAGGCCAAGATGGGAACATGTCATTTACCTCGTAGGGGTATTTCAGCCTTCTGTGACTATTTCTCCCCTGTACCTGCTACCCAGACAGCTCTCTAAATCTTGCTTTTTCTCACATCTAAGTGTTTCTCAAGGTTACCCTGGCTTTTATCCCTATTAGCCTTCATCCTGGACTAAGTCCACACAGTTCACAGTGCCCAGCCTCCGGGCAGGTTTCTGGCCTGCTCAGTCATAGCTCAGTCTACCCCCAGCCTGATAACTGACACCCCACTTACCTCTATTCTCCCCAGTAACTGGCTACAGCCATTTTAATTCACCCAGTTAGAGAAGATTGTCAAACAAAGTTGGTACAACATCATTTGGTGTACATGAGAATGAGTCAAGGGACTGCAACTCAATTCGGTGGGGGGTGCAATATTTAGCATTTGAAAACATAGCAGCAGCACATCAACCCTCAACAGTTTATTGCATAGAGATTTTCTGTAGTTAATGGAAGGCTGGTGGGGATCTTGGAGGTTGTTGATGGTGTAGAGAGTCGGTGGGTCAGTGGACGGAGTGAGAAGACATCTGGGTGCCTGGGGAATCTGGATCAAGATGCCTGAGGCTCAGTTTTGCTTACATGTAGAGTGTTTGAGGTAAAAGCCACCTTGACTCAATCCTTGTGATCAAATCCCAGGAGAATTCTGAGAACCCAGCAGCAGAGAACTTTTTAAGCCGACCTTTGTATGGTGAGGGAAGCTCTGGGTAGATTCCCACATGTTGTTTAATTGGGCCTATAGGGTAGAGTCTCATCTCTGAGCCTCTCACCAAACTTTAAATTGCTTTTGGGATAGGACCTAGCCCCACAGCAACCCGGCCCTAAGCTCTGGAGAATCTGGAGCCCTGGAGAACACTGTGGAGCACAGAGGAGAGCCACTGGGTCTACTGGCTGGGTGTGGCTCACCAGCTGGCCCAGGCTCAGCTATCTGAGCTGGGGAGTCTGGGGATCCTCAGGCTTGAGAATCAGTCCCTCTCTTCAGGCTGCTGAGCGCTAAGCTCAGGCGTGAGAGTGTAAAGCTAAGATTGCACCTTGGAGTCCATTACCTTCAGAGTCTTTTAGAGACCCAGGAAGAGAGACAATAGTTTATGCTACAGCAGGCCTGCCACATCCTGCTGGTGCTGGGACCCACTGAGAGGTGAGCCTTGTCTGGCACACTTGGTTATGGCTAGGCAGCACCCAGATGGGCCAGTGACCCAGAGCTAGTCACATGTCCTGACCTTGGTAAACTGGCTACCTTGCCATTTGCCTAGTCTGCTCCTGGAAGCAATGGGCACAGCTTGGATGCAACCCCACACTGGGTAAGTGGTGGGCTACCTCTGAGTCAGCTTGCCTCTGGCTGAAGGGAGATGATGAACAAAAGTTCACAGAGTGGGTGGAGATAGGACTTGGTGGGCAAGAAATCGCTTTTCTCAATTCTGAAGGCTGCATCTTGCACAGGGATAACTAGGAATGCTTGTATGAGCCCAGGAGGCTGACATAGCACCAATGAGCAAAGAAAGAGGTTAGAACAAGGCAGATCTCATATCCCAGAGGAAATCCACCATTTCAGACTTCCTGACCACCTTACCCACCCACTTTTCCAAACATTTAAGCAAAGTTGCAAATCCATTCAGTGAGGAGAAGACCCCTATGAAGGAGTCTTCAGTGCCCAGGCAGACACTGTCCAGGGAAGTTTTGCCTTCTTATACTAAAAGgaacttttctttaaatgttgatttttatCCCCAAACCACTGATATCCTGAGATAACCCATTCTGTACACTACTATCATGACcaactagaaaaacaaacaaaaaaacaaacaaaccaaaccccacACAATCCTAATCCTCACGGCCTGGAACCTCTCCTGACCTCAGAACTGCTTCAAGGGGGGCTGAATCAGGTTGGTGACATTATAATACAGATCTCTAtcattgtctttttgttgttgttgtttctttgttttttgttttccttgttttgttgttgttgttttggtcaatttttttttttttttaagatagggtttctatgtgtagccctggctgtcctgtataCCTGGCtgggactctgtagaccaggctggcctcaaactcagagatctattagcctctgtctcctgagtgctaggactaaaggcatgtgcaccaCATCTGGTCATATGTGTGCTTTTTAAAGACATACTCACTATGTATGAACTTCAGTCTGTCTTAAAATTCATGATCCACTCTCAGTCTCACGAGTAGCAAggtcacaggtgtgcacaccATGCTTGGTTGGGAACTTCTATTTTTAAGAACGAAACAagccaataaaatagaaataagtttCCAAAGGCAACCTATAGGGAAGCAAGAAACAAAAGTAGGAGGCAGGGGTCTCCTGATTGATCTGAGTGggctttgtttttctcattttgtttgtgtttgagactgggtctctacATATCtgtgactgtcctagaactcaatagGTACactaaactggcctcaaactaacagaaatcaacctgcctctgcctcccaagtgctggcattctAAGCACTGTTTGGCTGGTTTTGGGTTGTTGAGACCTGgtctgatcttgaactcatgaaTGACCCTTCTGTCCCCTCAATCACCTGACTACTAGGACTACAGATCTGTGACACCACAGCCTCCTGCAATtggttggggtttgtttgtttgtttgttttaagattttcagttttattctaATTTCTTATTTGGCTTTAAAACTAGCTGATGATGTAATAGATTTCCATTTGGGTTCTTACGTTCTCATTTCATTCTGTTGTTTGCACTCTGTCTTCTACCCACCCATCCCCTGCCCTCCTTTTCCATGATGTGTCTACACTTTGCTCTCTCACTGTCTTCTATCCCCAGGCCTCTTCCCTTAatgcatgccccacccccagtctcATGGAAACCTTTTTTGGTTTCCTGGCTTTTCCCCAGGGTCACCTCAGCTGGACATGCATATGTCACAGTCATGGCTGGTGTTTATATATGAGAAAGTACAGACAGCATTCAGTCTTCCTAAGCCCAGGCTACCAAGCTTAAAATAATGTTTCCCACCCAtctattttcctgaaattttcatatttctttgtgGCTGAATTAAATTCTACtgtatgtatgtaccacattGAAATCAGTTTTTAGaaatttagttagttagttagctgtGTGGTAAgcttttatgagacagggtatTACTAGCCTTGCTGGGCCTGGAACCCTTCATGTAGACTAAGTGGCCTTTGAACTTGTAGTCTTTCTGCTCCTGTGAAGTGCtgtttacaggcatgtgctgtgCTCAAATCAGTATGTATAAGCAGTGCCAGGTGGCCATCAGTCAGATCACAGGGCACTTTCACTATCCTGTGTAGGAGCTCCTTGGAAGCAGAGTTATGACCGTCTGTGGTGCAGCTACTGGCTCTGGGAAGCAGAACAGATTTGCCTGTGGATGTGTCTGAAACCCTCTGAACAGTGTCTAAGGGCTCTCCagtttttttcttcccaattttGATGTGGTGTGTGATTCAAGGCCCTACCCTTCTGAAGCTGGAACTGTGAATTTTGAAGAAGCTCTAGCAATCGGGTAAGCTTCTCTATCTCCAGCCACTTTTCAGAGCAACCAGCCTGCAGAGAGGCATAGCTGCGGGGAACTATGGGGCTCTTCTCCAGACTACATTTCCAGAGATGAGGGTGGGGACTCCATGTTGGGGATTCCAGAAATTCACAAATGCAGAAAAGATAGTCAAGTTCAGATAACCTAATTAAActaacaaaacaccaatgaaagCCAGACACCAACTAAGAGATAAagccaggagctggagagaggaatTAGTGGTGTGGAGTATCAATTGCTTTCCCAGAGAACcagggtttggtcctcagcaaccccatcaggcagctcacaactgcctttcaCTCTAACTCCAGAGGGTCTAATGTGCtctgctcttctgacctctgtagcaCATAGGCACATTACATATATAatagttatatatgtgtgtatacatatatatgcacatatatacatatatatgtatatatatataaccattaAGAAGGTAAAAAACTTTATGATTAAAAAATACATTCTCCATGtaggaaataatataattaaagatGCTGCATGAGAAAGAATCAGGTTCAGAAGGACAGTAAGCTATGTAACATCCAGGATTACTGAACTGTAATGGTAATAGCCCAAGGTCTTCAAGTACAAGAGACAGTAGCATTACTCCCAGGGCCTTGCCTTATTACAAACCTCAGGAGACAACATATATCAGCATATGACATTACTTTAGCTATAGTAATATTATTGACTAGATTAATGTCCTCTCTATCATTAAACTTAATTCTATTCTTTCCAGGTCTGCCACAGAGATTGGCTTTTAGATAATTTGGTTTTGCAGTCGAATCTCAGAGGGTaacttttggttttgctttgggaCAAGGCCTGACTATGTAGTCCATgccagcttcaaactcacagtcctgtctctgcctcctgagtgctgcggTTAAAGGTCTACACTATCACTACCTGCCTCAGAGGTTAGTTTTTGGGTGATATTAAAGGCATTGTGAGTTGATTCCAAAAAGCCAAATAATAAGCATGTATTTTTCTACCTTCAGCATTCCTAGGGATGGAAGACAGAGTTTAAAATGGAAGTATCCAACCAGTCTACTGTAACAGAATTTGTCTTATTGGGTCTCTCTGCCCACCCAAAGCTGGAGAAAACCTTCTTTGTGCTCATCTTGTCAATGTACCTGGTGATCCTGCTGGGCAACGGGGTCCTCATCCTGGTGACCATCCTCGACTCCCAcctgcacacacccatgtacttcttcctgggGAACCTCTCCTTCCTGGACATCTGCTACACCACCTCCTCGGTCCCCTTGGTCCTGGATGGTTTTCTCACTCCCAGGAAGACCATCTCCTTCTCAGGCTGTGCTGTGCAGATGTTTCTGTCCTTTGCCATGGGAGCCACGGAGTGTGTGCTTCTGGGCATGATGGCGTTTGATCgttatgtggccatctgcaaCCCCCTCAGATACCCAGTGGTCATGAGTAAGGCTGCCTATGTGCCCATGGCCATCAGCTCCTGGGTGGCTGGTGGTGCCAACTCCATGGTCCAGATCTCCCTTGCAGTACAGTTGCCTTTCTGTGGGGACAATGTCATTAATCACTTCATCTGTGAGATCCTGGCAGTCTTAAAGCTAGCCTGTGCTGACATCTCCATCAATGTCATCAGCATGGGGGTGGCCAATGTGATCTTCCTGGGGGTCCCAGTTCTGTTCATCTTTGTCTCCTACATCTTCATACTCTCCACCATCCTGAGGATCCCCTCTGCTGAGGGCAGGAAGAAGGCCTTCTCCACCTGCTCTGCCCACCTCACAGTGGTgatcattttttatgggaccatcCTCTTCATGTATGGGAAGCCCAAGTCCAAGGACCCACTGGGGGCAGATAAGCAGGACCTTGCAGACAAGCTCATCTCCctcttctatggacttctgacccCCATGCTGAACCCCATCATCTACAGCCTGAGAAACAAGGATGTTAAGTCTGCCGTAAGGAACCTGGCAAATCACAGATGCCTCACCCAGTAATGGAGGGATATAGCACAGGCCCCACATGTTCTGATGGCTCTCACTTGAGAATCTTAGGCAAGGTGAGGGACAAGTTGTCTTAGAGCCATTCATAGTGTGGTCCACAGACTGGAAATGTCAGTATCACCTGGGAGGTTTCTGGCATACAGAGTTTCCTGGCTCACAGCAGATCTACTGACTGGGGATCTTCATTTTGACCAGATCCTCCCCAGCATTTATATGCATGCTGGACCTGGGGAAGTATGGGTTAAGAGCATGGGATGGATGCTGTGTTGTCTGGATCCCCAGAACTACTTATCACCTCAGCCACTGAACCTGTCAGTGAAGGACAACATCTGGATCTCTCTGCAGCACTTCTTCCAAAGGAGAGCTACCACAACCAGTGCCACACTCTCTTCTCAGGTCGGCCCACATCCTGCCACCATCATTGGTGATATGAAAGCTTGGTTACCTCTAAAAGCTgttacacacacacttctctgtgGCAGTTCTTGTTGCACCTCTGCTCAGGCCTTGTGAGGCTGTGGGCTATAAGAGGCAGTGGGGTACCTAGTGGAGTCtgctttgaaccctggagactCTAAAGGAACAGTAGGAGTTTGGCAGCACTCCTGGGTCTCCCAGTTCCTCTCACTTAGctacagccctctacagcccctcccaaaaagAGGTTTGTGTCATGTAGCACAGGGAGAGGGCATGATTACAGgatgcagagcctcaagagatctccatattaatgagatactgaAAGGCCacagggcgtagccaattaagcattttttcccagaccctcctcctacttccaaaatgtatttaacctcaggcccaccctgagaacacagggcacagcttcatccactttccctcatgacaataaaccttttaaaaccacggacttcctcttgtctttggggcctaACGTAGAGAActgtagagggggccttcaactaaCAAGTCACATTCTGATCTCCTGCCAAGGACCTCTCTGAGTTCCAGCCATGGAGAGGCCaacaactcaagcaagctagcagagccaaccatgacccagccaagtgagttggatgtgaccaagagtctctatCCTGTAGGGCATTGCAGGAgcttctccccatttccccttttgGCTGCCATATGGTCCAGCCCGAATGTCCCTATCTCAGACCTTCTGCAGCCTTTCAGCTGTGCCTGGGAtaccaagggctgagaccagccaGTCTCTGGCCAGCTGCCTCTGTCCGGGAACCCCCAACACATGAGCTCCAGCCCACATGGAACCGCAGACTAG
Above is a window of Arvicanthis niloticus isolate mArvNil1 chromosome 5, mArvNil1.pat.X, whole genome shotgun sequence DNA encoding:
- the LOC117708992 gene encoding olfactory receptor 13C7-like, which codes for MEVSNQSTVTEFVLLGLSAHPKLEKTFFVLILSMYLVILLGNGVLILVTILDSHLHTPMYFFLGNLSFLDICYTTSSVPLVLDGFLTPRKTISFSGCAVQMFLSFAMGATECVLLGMMAFDRYVAICNPLRYPVVMSKAAYVPMAISSWVAGGANSMVQISLAVQLPFCGDNVINHFICEILAVLKLACADISINVISMGVANVIFLGVPVLFIFVSYIFILSTILRIPSAEGRKKAFSTCSAHLTVVIIFYGTILFMYGKPKSKDPLGADKQDLADKLISLFYGLLTPMLNPIIYSLRNKDVKSAVRNLANHRCLTQ